In a single window of the Alteriqipengyuania lutimaris genome:
- a CDS encoding AAA family ATPase produces the protein MINSLAVSGYRSLRDVTIALGPINIVTGANGSGKTSLYRALKLLADVAEGRAIAALAAEGGLTSTLWAGPEKFSRAMREGEQPVQGTVRSGPVSLKLGFSSDDFGYAIDLGLPTPSRTRFGHDPEIKVEAVWVGETYGRANVVAARRGHGVQVRSAETGAWCDSFGDLTAFDSMMTHCANSADGLELLLLRDRMRAWRFYDNLRTDVDAPARRAQVGTFTPVLASDGSDIGAAIQTIFEIGDAETLEQTIADAFDGAVLSVSDRFEIQMQQHGLLRPLVASELSDGTLRYVLLAAALLSPRPPELMILNEPEASLHPDLLDPLASLLVKASQRCQIIVVSHSARLVAELEKHPESHSIELRKEMGETVIPARGRPEWKWPSR, from the coding sequence ATGATCAATTCTCTTGCCGTCTCCGGGTATCGTTCCCTGCGGGATGTCACGATAGCGCTGGGTCCAATCAACATCGTGACCGGCGCTAACGGTAGCGGGAAGACGAGCCTGTATCGGGCGCTCAAGCTGCTGGCCGACGTCGCCGAAGGGCGTGCGATCGCAGCTCTTGCTGCAGAAGGCGGTTTGACATCGACGCTGTGGGCCGGCCCCGAAAAGTTCAGCCGGGCGATGCGCGAGGGAGAGCAGCCGGTTCAGGGGACGGTGCGAAGCGGCCCCGTCAGCCTCAAGCTCGGCTTTTCTTCGGATGACTTTGGCTACGCCATCGATCTTGGCCTGCCGACCCCTTCCCGCACCCGCTTCGGTCATGATCCCGAGATCAAGGTGGAAGCCGTCTGGGTCGGCGAAACCTATGGCCGAGCAAACGTCGTTGCGGCCAGGCGCGGTCACGGTGTCCAGGTGCGCAGCGCCGAAACGGGGGCCTGGTGCGACAGCTTCGGCGATCTCACGGCTTTCGACAGCATGATGACGCATTGCGCGAATTCCGCCGATGGTCTCGAACTGTTGCTGCTGCGCGACCGGATGCGTGCGTGGCGTTTCTACGACAACCTGCGCACCGACGTCGACGCCCCGGCAAGGCGCGCGCAAGTGGGCACCTTCACCCCGGTGCTCGCCAGCGACGGGTCGGATATCGGGGCGGCCATCCAGACGATCTTCGAAATCGGCGATGCGGAGACACTCGAACAGACGATCGCGGACGCGTTCGATGGGGCGGTCCTGTCGGTCAGCGACAGGTTCGAGATACAGATGCAGCAGCATGGTCTGCTGCGCCCATTGGTGGCGTCGGAGCTGTCGGACGGCACGCTTCGCTACGTACTCCTCGCCGCCGCTCTGCTCTCGCCTCGTCCGCCCGAACTGATGATCCTGAACGAGCCAGAGGCCAGCCTTCATCCAGACCTCCTCGATCCTCTGGCGAGCCTCCTCGTAAAGGCATCGCAGCGCTGCCAGATCATCGTCGTCTCGCATTCGGCGAGGCTGGTCGCCGAGCTTGAAAAGCATCCGGAAAGCCATTCGATCGAGCTTCGCAAGGAAATGGGTGAAACCGTCATTCCCGCGCGCGGCAGGCCAGAGTGGAAGTGGCCCTCGCGATAA
- a CDS encoding S24 family peptidase, translated as MNERPTSVSADASDPARERLLQLAKGRGASLAGLSALIGRNSSYLQQFIRKGSPRKLEEQDRRTLAEFFGVDESELGGAFEGSGEKSYTLRGAAANDEDFHAIPRLSLAAAAGPGQFAGGEAPFDNFGFSGRWLRENGFDPKMLSALTVEGDSMEPLLRHGDEILVDRGSRFERDGVHVVRLGDTLMVKRLASAGAGRIALLSQNLAYPPVEVSLDEVEVLGRVVWKSGRL; from the coding sequence ATGAACGAACGTCCTACATCCGTATCTGCCGACGCAAGCGACCCCGCACGCGAGCGGCTGCTCCAGCTGGCCAAGGGGCGGGGGGCCAGTCTTGCCGGGCTTTCCGCGCTTATCGGGCGCAATTCCAGCTATCTCCAGCAGTTCATCCGCAAGGGGAGCCCGCGCAAGCTGGAGGAGCAGGATCGGCGTACTCTGGCCGAATTCTTCGGAGTCGATGAAAGCGAACTGGGCGGCGCATTCGAGGGCTCAGGGGAAAAATCCTACACGCTACGCGGCGCCGCTGCCAACGACGAGGATTTCCACGCCATCCCCCGCCTCTCGCTCGCTGCCGCGGCCGGGCCGGGGCAGTTCGCGGGGGGCGAGGCGCCATTCGACAATTTCGGCTTCTCGGGCCGCTGGCTGCGCGAGAACGGCTTCGACCCCAAGATGCTTTCCGCCCTCACCGTGGAAGGCGATTCGATGGAACCGCTGCTGCGCCACGGAGACGAGATCCTCGTCGATCGCGGGTCGCGGTTCGAGCGCGACGGCGTCCACGTCGTGCGGCTGGGCGACACGCTGATGGTCAAACGGCTGGCGAGCGCGGGGGCGGGCCGGATCGCGCTGCTCAGCCAGAACCTCGCCTATCCGCCGGTGGAGGTGTCGCTTGACGAGGTCGAGGTGCTGGGCCGGGTCGTGTGGAAGAGCGGGCGACTATAG
- a CDS encoding TonB-dependent receptor: protein MNGKLFPVRLAAPACLALGSGGSLAAQDLEAQEIVVSGSRIEQDDYSDAMPAVGLRRPADFLVQSVVIRGDTRDQAERRREIRSMLSDAVRRASAAGVELAYGDYILTTLTPANLEQIALQNDNRPDSERVVFLVKARLAGTQSGEQAEAQIARFIESVPEVGRAQMDEWGDSTLSIVGPDSYRPQIAERIAQDSAEMARRMGDGYAVEVEGLNMPVQWARSGPGEVLLYIPYRLMIVPRP, encoded by the coding sequence ATGAATGGAAAGCTTTTTCCGGTCCGACTCGCGGCGCCGGCATGTCTGGCCCTCGGGAGTGGCGGTTCGCTGGCGGCGCAGGATCTCGAAGCGCAGGAGATCGTCGTCTCCGGCTCGCGCATCGAGCAGGACGACTATTCGGACGCAATGCCCGCCGTCGGCCTGCGGCGACCGGCCGATTTCCTCGTCCAGTCGGTCGTCATACGTGGCGATACGCGCGATCAGGCCGAGCGCCGCCGGGAGATCCGCTCGATGCTCTCCGATGCGGTGCGCCGCGCCAGTGCAGCCGGAGTCGAACTGGCGTATGGCGACTACATCCTGACCACGTTGACGCCGGCCAATCTCGAGCAAATCGCGCTCCAGAACGACAATCGCCCCGATAGCGAGCGGGTGGTGTTCCTGGTCAAGGCGCGGCTCGCCGGGACTCAGTCGGGCGAGCAGGCCGAGGCGCAGATCGCGCGCTTCATCGAGTCGGTGCCCGAGGTGGGGCGTGCGCAGATGGACGAATGGGGCGATTCGACGCTCTCGATCGTCGGGCCGGACAGCTATCGCCCGCAGATCGCCGAACGGATCGCGCAGGACTCCGCAGAAATGGCGCGACGCATGGGCGATGGCTACGCGGTCGAGGTCGAAGGCCTCAACATGCCGGTGCAGTGGGCGCGATCGGGGCCGGGCGAGGTGCTGCTTTACATCCCCTACCGGCTGATGATCGTCCCCCGGCCCTGA
- a CDS encoding aldehyde dehydrogenase family protein translates to MPELKDTYPLYLRNEAAQPNTDLEVTDKYTGEVAFRTALATPEIIDDAIVGTVEATEPMARLASYQRQDVLIHCVKRFEERFDELAYALCVEAGKPIGDSEGEVTRLIDTFRIAAEESVRLGGEVLPLDISERAKGYQSIWKRVPIGPCSFISPFNFPLNLAAHKIAPALAVGCPFILKPASKTPLGAIIIGEVLAETDLPKGAFSILPASRDGADLFTTDERLKLLSFTGSDEVGWALKARAGKKKVVMELGGNAAVIIDRDADLEDALPRVIKGAFYQSGQSCISVQRILIHEDVYDEFRDMLVEEAQSLVAGDPKDKDTFIGPMIDDGEAERVEAWTKEALDHGAKLLCGGTRDGRMIPATLLENVDRDAKVVNEEVFGPLAVLMKFSNFDEAIEETNRSEFGLQAGIFTRDLFKMFDAWDRLDYGGICINEIPSYRVDNMPYGGVKNSGLGREGVRFAMEDMTEIRNLVIRR, encoded by the coding sequence GTGCCAGAGCTCAAGGACACTTACCCCCTCTACCTTCGCAACGAGGCCGCGCAGCCCAACACCGATCTCGAGGTGACGGACAAGTACACCGGCGAGGTCGCCTTCCGCACCGCGCTCGCCACGCCAGAGATCATCGACGACGCGATCGTCGGCACGGTCGAGGCGACGGAGCCGATGGCGCGGCTCGCCAGCTACCAGCGGCAGGACGTGCTGATACACTGCGTGAAGCGATTCGAGGAACGCTTCGACGAGCTTGCCTACGCGCTGTGCGTCGAGGCGGGCAAACCGATCGGCGACAGCGAGGGCGAGGTCACGCGCCTGATCGACACCTTCCGCATCGCAGCCGAGGAAAGCGTGCGGCTGGGCGGCGAGGTGTTGCCGCTCGACATCTCCGAACGCGCCAAGGGCTACCAGTCGATCTGGAAGCGCGTGCCCATCGGTCCGTGCAGCTTCATCTCTCCTTTCAACTTCCCCCTCAACCTCGCCGCGCACAAGATCGCACCCGCACTCGCGGTCGGCTGCCCCTTCATCCTCAAGCCCGCGAGCAAGACGCCGTTGGGCGCGATCATCATCGGCGAGGTGCTGGCCGAGACTGACCTGCCGAAGGGCGCCTTCTCGATTCTGCCCGCCAGTCGCGACGGCGCGGACCTGTTCACCACCGACGAGCGGCTCAAGCTGCTCAGCTTCACCGGATCGGACGAAGTTGGCTGGGCGCTCAAAGCCAGGGCAGGCAAGAAGAAGGTCGTGATGGAGCTGGGCGGCAATGCCGCGGTCATCATCGATCGCGATGCGGACCTCGAGGATGCGCTGCCGCGCGTCATCAAGGGCGCCTTCTACCAATCCGGCCAGTCATGCATCTCGGTCCAGCGCATCCTCATTCACGAAGACGTCTACGACGAATTTCGCGACATGCTGGTCGAGGAAGCCCAGAGCCTCGTCGCGGGCGACCCCAAGGACAAGGACACCTTCATCGGCCCGATGATCGACGACGGCGAGGCCGAGCGGGTCGAGGCCTGGACGAAGGAAGCGCTCGACCATGGTGCGAAACTGCTGTGCGGCGGAACGCGCGACGGGCGAATGATCCCTGCAACCCTGCTCGAAAATGTCGACCGCGATGCCAAGGTGGTGAACGAGGAAGTGTTCGGGCCGCTGGCGGTCCTCATGAAGTTCTCCAACTTCGACGAGGCGATCGAGGAAACCAACCGCTCCGAATTCGGGCTGCAGGCGGGCATCTTCACGCGCGACCTTTTCAAGATGTTCGATGCGTGGGACCGGCTGGATTACGGCGGCATATGCATCAACGAGATCCCAAGCTACCGCGTCGACAACATGCCCTATGGCGGGGTCAAGAACTCCGGCCTCGGGCGCGAGGGCGTGCGCTTCGCGATGGAGGACATGACCGAGATCAGAAACCTCGTGATCCGGCGGTGA
- a CDS encoding acetolactate synthase large subunit — MNDAPATKTSDLMVECLEAEGIEYVFGVPGEENLDLLDSLSRSDIRLVLTRHEQGAGFMAATYGRLTGKAAVCLTTLGPGATNALTAVAYAQLGGMPMLTVTGQKPIKHSKQGRFQILDVVAMMHPVTKFAHQLASGETLPARVREAVRLAQEERPGATHLELPEDIAAEETHGAPLAPSVARRPSAEPKAVRIAVEAVEAAKKPLLVIGAGANRNMASKMLGEFVDKTGIPFVTTQMGKGVLDEERPLFLGCAALSSGDFVHRAIEEADCILSIGHDVIEKPPFFMHRDDKRTVIHVSYNTAEVDPVYFPQIEVIGDIANAIWQMKEAITRQDDWDAGCMLRYREAELEHSDALMADRRFPIFTPFLVGAIRRAMPKDGVVCLDNGVYKLWFARNYMAHLPNTILLDNALASMGAGLPSAIATALVHPERKVMAVCGDGGFMMSGQELETAVRLGVDLTVLILRDDAYGMIRWKQKNMGLADYGLTFDNPDFVNYARSFGAHGHRVESADHLEQLLAQCRDAGGVHLIDCPVDYSQNDSLLNHEIKERSAQL, encoded by the coding sequence ATGAACGACGCACCCGCGACAAAGACCAGCGACCTGATGGTCGAGTGCCTCGAGGCGGAAGGCATCGAATATGTCTTCGGCGTCCCTGGCGAGGAAAATCTCGACCTGCTCGATTCGCTCTCGCGCTCCGACATTCGTCTGGTGCTCACCCGGCACGAACAGGGCGCGGGCTTCATGGCCGCGACCTATGGCCGGCTGACCGGCAAGGCGGCGGTGTGCCTCACCACGCTCGGCCCGGGCGCGACCAATGCGCTGACTGCGGTCGCCTATGCCCAGCTCGGCGGAATGCCGATGCTGACCGTGACCGGGCAGAAGCCGATCAAGCATTCCAAGCAGGGCCGTTTCCAAATCCTCGACGTGGTCGCGATGATGCACCCCGTCACCAAGTTCGCGCACCAGCTGGCGAGCGGCGAGACGCTGCCCGCTCGCGTGCGCGAGGCGGTGCGGCTGGCGCAGGAAGAGCGGCCCGGCGCGACCCACCTCGAACTGCCCGAGGATATTGCGGCGGAGGAAACGCATGGCGCGCCGCTCGCCCCGTCGGTCGCGCGCCGTCCCTCGGCCGAGCCCAAGGCGGTGCGGATCGCGGTCGAGGCGGTGGAAGCCGCGAAGAAGCCGCTGCTGGTGATCGGCGCGGGCGCGAACCGCAACATGGCGAGCAAGATGCTCGGCGAATTCGTCGACAAGACGGGCATTCCATTCGTCACCACCCAGATGGGCAAGGGCGTGCTGGACGAGGAACGGCCGCTGTTCCTCGGCTGCGCTGCGCTGTCTTCGGGCGATTTCGTCCACCGGGCGATCGAGGAAGCGGACTGCATCCTCTCGATCGGGCACGACGTGATCGAGAAGCCGCCCTTCTTCATGCACCGCGACGACAAGCGCACCGTGATCCACGTGTCGTACAACACGGCGGAGGTGGACCCGGTCTACTTCCCGCAGATCGAGGTGATCGGCGATATCGCCAACGCGATCTGGCAGATGAAGGAAGCGATCACCCGCCAGGACGATTGGGATGCGGGCTGCATGCTGCGCTACCGCGAGGCGGAGCTCGAGCATTCAGACGCGTTGATGGCGGACCGGCGTTTCCCGATCTTCACGCCCTTCCTCGTCGGCGCGATCCGCCGGGCGATGCCGAAGGACGGGGTGGTCTGCCTCGACAACGGGGTCTACAAGCTGTGGTTTGCGCGCAACTACATGGCGCACCTGCCCAACACCATCCTGCTCGACAATGCGCTCGCCAGTATGGGCGCAGGGCTGCCGAGCGCGATCGCCACCGCGCTGGTCCATCCGGAGCGCAAGGTGATGGCGGTGTGCGGCGATGGCGGCTTCATGATGAGCGGGCAGGAGCTGGAAACGGCGGTGCGGCTGGGCGTCGACCTGACCGTGCTGATCCTGCGCGACGATGCCTATGGCATGATCCGCTGGAAGCAGAAGAACATGGGGCTGGCCGACTATGGCCTCACCTTCGATAACCCCGATTTCGTGAACTATGCGCGCAGCTTCGGCGCGCATGGCCACCGCGTGGAAAGCGCCGACCATCTCGAACAGCTGCTGGCGCAGTGCCGCGATGCGGGCGGGGTGCACCTGATCGACTGCCCGGTCGACTATTCGCAAAACGATTCGCTGCTCAACCACGAGATCAAGGAACGCAGCGCGCAGCTTTGA
- a CDS encoding D-2-hydroxyacid dehydrogenase, with protein sequence MTTAVLSVLIRPLVEPRLPDWVEPLWFASKEEAIELAPRAEIGWFDFNQPGPMCEVVAAATNLKWLNSIYAGLDFLPLDLLEERGTIVTNGAGINAITIAEYVVMLMLTHAKGYRDVVRAQDRHEWLQDSPGKRELAGERVLLLGLGAIGQLVKTRLEAFDMEVVPVRRSGADGALKPDEWRGKLDAFDWVVLAVPSTPETHHMIGADELAAMKANAVLVNIARGDVVDQDALVEALQARRIEAALLDVTDPEPLPEDHPLWSLENAQITMHLSGRAQTKMFQRSADRFIANLASWHAGEPVEPRFDPALGY encoded by the coding sequence TTGACCACCGCAGTCCTGTCTGTGCTGATCCGCCCGCTGGTCGAGCCGCGGCTGCCTGACTGGGTCGAACCGCTGTGGTTCGCGAGCAAGGAGGAAGCGATCGAACTCGCGCCGCGTGCGGAGATCGGCTGGTTCGACTTCAACCAGCCCGGCCCGATGTGCGAGGTGGTGGCCGCGGCCACGAACCTCAAATGGCTCAATTCGATCTATGCCGGGCTCGATTTCCTCCCGCTCGACCTGCTGGAGGAGCGCGGCACGATCGTCACCAATGGCGCTGGCATCAACGCGATCACTATCGCCGAATATGTCGTCATGCTGATGCTGACACACGCCAAGGGCTACCGTGACGTGGTCCGCGCGCAGGACCGGCACGAGTGGCTGCAGGACAGCCCGGGCAAGCGAGAGCTTGCGGGCGAGCGGGTGCTGCTGCTCGGCCTCGGCGCGATCGGCCAGCTGGTGAAGACCCGGCTCGAAGCCTTCGACATGGAGGTCGTGCCCGTGCGCCGCTCGGGCGCGGACGGCGCGCTGAAGCCCGACGAGTGGCGCGGCAAGCTGGACGCGTTCGACTGGGTCGTGCTCGCGGTGCCCTCCACCCCCGAAACGCACCACATGATCGGTGCGGACGAACTCGCGGCGATGAAGGCCAACGCCGTGCTGGTGAACATCGCGCGCGGCGACGTGGTCGATCAGGATGCGCTGGTCGAGGCGTTGCAGGCCAGGCGGATCGAGGCCGCGCTGCTCGACGTGACCGACCCGGAGCCGCTGCCCGAGGATCATCCGCTGTGGAGCCTCGAGAACGCTCAGATCACGATGCATTTGTCGGGCCGCGCGCAGACGAAGATGTTCCAGCGCTCTGCCGACCGCTTCATCGCAAACCTTGCCAGCTGGCACGCAGGCGAACCGGTCGAGCCGCGCTTCGACCCCGCACTGGGATATTGA
- the cysS gene encoding cysteine--tRNA ligase, which yields MTDAPQLKLFNSLNRQLEPFVPVHEGEARVYTCGPTVYNYPHIGNMRAYVFADVLGRTLSWTGHKLTHIINITDVGHLTDDGDAGEDKLEKMAATQKQSIWDIAEHYTKAFKDDINALNIRQPAQWSVATDYIEEMIDFAKKIEAKHCYQLESGLYFDVSTVEDYGRLARAVTEEGEGRIDTVEGKRNAADFAIWRTTPEGETRQMEWDSPWGRGAPGWHLECSVMGGKLLGFPFDIHTGGIDHREIHHPNEIAQNQAYCGCGGLDDAAHSGAKIWMHNNFLVERSGKMSKSSGEFLRLQLLIDKGYHPLAYRMMCLQAHYRSELEFSWEGLGAALTRLKRMVIGVEKLRGVAMLPEDKGPDLAGLSGLISNDLNTPEVLTLLEDWLKRDFVHEGHRWEAVQEVDKILGLKLDTLTREDLRIRPKDAVITEDEIEQALADRKAARAEKDFATSDAIRDELTAKGVEVMDGDPLGWEWKLA from the coding sequence ATGACCGACGCGCCGCAACTCAAGCTCTTCAACAGCCTCAACCGCCAGCTCGAACCCTTCGTTCCTGTCCACGAGGGCGAGGCGCGCGTCTACACCTGCGGGCCGACGGTCTATAACTACCCGCATATCGGCAACATGCGCGCCTATGTCTTCGCCGACGTGCTGGGCCGCACGCTGAGCTGGACGGGACACAAGCTCACCCACATCATCAACATTACCGATGTCGGCCACCTGACCGACGACGGTGATGCGGGCGAGGACAAGCTGGAGAAGATGGCGGCCACGCAGAAGCAGTCGATCTGGGACATCGCCGAGCATTACACAAAGGCGTTCAAGGACGACATAAACGCACTCAACATACGTCAACCGGCGCAGTGGTCGGTCGCAACCGACTACATCGAGGAGATGATCGACTTCGCGAAGAAGATCGAGGCGAAGCACTGCTACCAGTTGGAGAGCGGGCTCTATTTCGATGTCTCGACGGTGGAGGATTACGGTCGTCTGGCGCGTGCCGTGACCGAAGAGGGCGAGGGCCGGATCGATACGGTCGAGGGCAAACGCAACGCCGCCGACTTTGCGATCTGGCGCACCACGCCCGAGGGCGAGACGCGGCAGATGGAATGGGATTCGCCGTGGGGCCGGGGCGCTCCGGGCTGGCATCTCGAATGCAGCGTGATGGGCGGCAAGCTGCTCGGCTTCCCGTTCGACATCCACACCGGCGGGATCGACCACCGGGAGATCCATCACCCCAACGAGATCGCGCAGAACCAGGCCTATTGCGGCTGCGGCGGGCTGGACGATGCCGCGCATTCGGGCGCCAAGATCTGGATGCACAACAACTTTCTCGTCGAGCGGTCGGGCAAGATGAGCAAGTCGTCGGGCGAGTTCCTGAGACTGCAGCTGCTGATCGACAAGGGCTACCACCCGCTCGCCTACCGGATGATGTGCCTGCAGGCGCACTACCGCAGCGAGCTGGAGTTTTCGTGGGAGGGGCTGGGTGCGGCGCTGACGCGGCTCAAGCGGATGGTGATAGGGGTCGAGAAGCTCCGGGGAGTTGCGATGCTGCCAGAGGACAAGGGCCCCGACCTCGCTGGACTAAGCGGATTAATTTCTAACGATCTGAACACTCCCGAAGTGCTCACACTTTTGGAAGACTGGCTCAAACGAGATTTTGTCCATGAAGGTCATAGATGGGAAGCGGTGCAAGAGGTTGATAAAATCTTGGGTTTGAAGCTCGACACTCTCACCCGCGAAGACCTGCGCATTCGCCCGAAGGACGCAGTCATCACCGAAGACGAAATCGAACAGGCCCTCGCCGACCGCAAGGCTGCGCGCGCGGAGAAGGACTTTGCCACCTCCGACGCGATCCGTGACGAGCTTACCGCCAAGGGCGTCGAGGTGATGGACGGCGACCCGCTCGGCTGGGAGTGGAAGCTTGCGTGA
- a CDS encoding DUF998 domain-containing protein, which produces MAIAGCAISVACDLLGASLSDRVGLASETISNLAAGEWDILSDLGIYAFVVGVLAVTIGLLRWRVTRWDWRLGAGLLVLLAVDYTLIAAYEAYSTGDGPQIHYKLVYFMGAAFPLTVLLTAGQFWEIERRLGIALYAGGVLWAIAAPFLFVAPTAWDGLYERALAFGKLGWFVTMGVMIWRDPDIVRRIPKEERS; this is translated from the coding sequence GTGGCCATCGCGGGCTGCGCGATCTCGGTCGCGTGCGACCTGCTGGGCGCAAGCCTGTCGGACCGGGTGGGGCTGGCGAGCGAGACGATCAGCAACCTTGCCGCGGGCGAGTGGGACATTCTCTCCGACCTCGGCATCTATGCCTTCGTCGTCGGGGTGCTCGCGGTGACAATCGGCCTGCTGCGTTGGCGCGTCACCCGGTGGGACTGGCGCCTGGGCGCTGGCCTGCTGGTGCTGCTCGCCGTCGATTACACGCTGATCGCGGCCTACGAGGCCTATTCGACTGGCGATGGCCCGCAGATCCACTACAAGCTGGTCTATTTCATGGGAGCGGCCTTCCCGCTCACCGTGCTGCTGACCGCGGGCCAGTTCTGGGAGATCGAGCGACGGCTGGGCATCGCGCTCTACGCCGGCGGCGTGCTGTGGGCGATTGCCGCGCCCTTCCTGTTCGTGGCGCCCACCGCATGGGACGGCCTCTACGAACGCGCGCTCGCCTTCGGCAAGCTCGGCTGGTTCGTCACCATGGGGGTGATGATCTGGCGCGATCCCGACATCGTGCGGCGGATACCGAAGGAAGAGCGGAGCTAG
- a CDS encoding nitroreductase: MSSQSRSVSQAVRTRRSVREFLDTPVPLETIRRVMDTARWAPSGCNYQPWEATILTGEPLAALRDRLAGTPMQQPEYDWDGPKQDDKYKARLYELGASMFESLGIEREDKAGRAAAMGRNLTSFGAPVLLLCYFPRIVKEAQWSDTGMWLQTIMLLLREEGLDSCPQEFLAYYADPIMEHIGVSQDTHMFFCGMGIGYRDPDAPVNDFERNRVPLEEHVRFDGWR, encoded by the coding sequence ATGAGCAGTCAATCAAGGTCCGTCTCGCAAGCTGTCCGCACCCGCCGCTCCGTGCGCGAATTTCTCGATACGCCCGTGCCGCTGGAAACCATCCGCCGCGTGATGGACACAGCGCGCTGGGCGCCCTCGGGCTGCAATTACCAGCCGTGGGAAGCGACGATCCTGACCGGCGAGCCGCTCGCGGCGCTGCGCGACAGGCTGGCCGGCACGCCCATGCAGCAGCCCGAATACGACTGGGACGGACCCAAGCAGGACGATAAGTACAAGGCGCGGCTCTACGAACTCGGCGCCTCGATGTTCGAATCGCTGGGCATCGAGCGCGAGGACAAGGCGGGCCGCGCCGCCGCGATGGGCCGCAACCTCACCAGCTTCGGCGCGCCCGTTCTGCTGCTGTGCTACTTCCCGCGGATCGTGAAGGAAGCGCAGTGGTCCGACACGGGCATGTGGCTCCAGACCATCATGCTGCTGCTGCGCGAGGAGGGGCTCGATTCCTGCCCGCAGGAATTCCTCGCCTACTACGCCGATCCGATCATGGAGCACATCGGAGTGAGCCAGGACACGCACATGTTTTTCTGCGGTATGGGTATCGGCTATCGCGACCCGGACGCGCCGGTAAACGACTTCGAGCGCAACCGCGTGCCACTGGAAGAGCACGTGCGTTTTGACGGCTGGAGATAG
- a CDS encoding transferrin-binding protein-like solute binding protein, which translates to MKNGLAAVALACLALAGCGADGGSSSGSGVPPISGTPTPTPTPVPTPTPTPTFDYQTAYDPARDFSYELFGAEIAHLKSADGTTNTFIESYLYDNDLVLGRRYARYRAEAGTFSLAAGFDTYSDFSASDLLQRDEYQLNYRRENGMERRHAYAFRAWQDRPGSGLDQVHTLAIFYTEEAVPRRGERQYRHARFITGTPTLQEDMATSGRLRHQAWAAMDVVDTALGNRMVTYRERRDSDDINDAEFSTLVFDFESGTLTGTITMQSQVLADETPTDITFDVDAKLVDGGPMLEGTVRSTDGRGGPIAGSLNGPQGRELGFAFTLRKGESHATGVLAARAVGKRY; encoded by the coding sequence ATGAAGAACGGTTTGGCGGCGGTGGCTCTTGCTTGCCTCGCGCTCGCGGGATGCGGTGCAGACGGCGGTAGCTCATCGGGATCGGGCGTGCCGCCGATCTCCGGAACTCCCACTCCCACTCCCACGCCGGTGCCCACCCCGACCCCCACCCCTACATTCGACTACCAGACCGCCTATGATCCGGCGCGGGATTTCAGCTACGAGCTTTTCGGCGCCGAGATCGCTCATCTGAAGTCGGCGGACGGCACGACCAACACCTTCATCGAATCCTATCTGTACGACAACGACCTGGTGCTCGGGCGTAGATACGCCCGCTATCGTGCAGAGGCTGGCACCTTTTCACTGGCGGCCGGTTTCGACACCTATTCGGATTTCTCCGCAAGCGACTTGCTGCAGCGCGACGAATACCAGCTGAACTATCGCCGCGAAAACGGAATGGAACGCCGGCACGCGTATGCCTTCAGAGCGTGGCAGGACAGGCCGGGTTCCGGCCTCGATCAGGTACATACCCTTGCGATCTTCTATACGGAAGAGGCGGTTCCGCGCCGGGGGGAGAGGCAATACCGCCACGCCCGTTTCATAACCGGAACGCCGACCCTTCAGGAAGACATGGCGACGAGCGGCCGCCTGAGGCACCAGGCTTGGGCTGCGATGGACGTCGTGGATACTGCGCTCGGCAACCGGATGGTGACATATCGCGAGAGACGGGACTCAGACGATATCAACGATGCTGAATTCAGCACGTTGGTCTTCGATTTCGAAAGCGGAACGCTCACCGGAACTATCACGATGCAGTCTCAGGTACTCGCCGACGAAACGCCAACCGACATAACCTTCGATGTCGACGCGAAATTGGTCGATGGCGGGCCGATGCTGGAAGGGACGGTCCGTAGCACGGATGGCCGGGGTGGCCCGATCGCAGGATCGCTCAATGGGCCGCAGGGACGCGAATTGGGTTTCGCATTCACGCTTCGGAAGGGAGAATCTCACGCTACCGGGGTGCTCGCCGCCCGCGCCGTGGGGAAGCGATACTGA